The following are encoded in a window of Oncorhynchus masou masou isolate Uvic2021 chromosome 17, UVic_Omas_1.1, whole genome shotgun sequence genomic DNA:
- the LOC135558472 gene encoding CMRF35-like molecule 5 isoform X2, protein MVILLVLTLKVVLLFAAVWSVCSAELITVEGYEGGKAEIRCPYREEWRSNQKYLCKGDCSVFNKDKVIKTEAGENRASNGRYSLKDIREESVFIVTITNLTLNDAGRYWCGVDKWGQDNYIKVNLEVSEAAPTITTKTEPTTTASNPGSPTSSSLAISPPSSISSTHNGSGASVIIIVSMSLVTLLLVVGLLIVHRWKCNKETAVSSASTVNTGINRECMFFPLVSPPIPLRVFLLSRVVMVTMRK, encoded by the exons CtgctgtgtggagtgtgtgttcaGCAGAGTTGATCACAGTGGAAGGATATGAGGGGGGCAAGGCAGAGATCAGATGCCCCtatagagaggagtggaggagcaacCAGAAGTACCTCTGTAAAGGGGATTGTTCTGTTTTTAATAAAGACAAAGTTATTAAGACTGAGGCAGGGGAAAACAGAGCTTCTAACGGGAGATACTCGCTGAAGGACATCAGAGAGGAAAGTGTCTTCATTGTGACAATCACCAACCTGACGTTAAATGATGCTGGGAGATACTGGTGTGGAGTGGACAAATGGGGACAAGATAACTACATTAAAGTGAACCTTGAAGTCTCTGAAG CAGCACCAACAATCACCACCAAAACCGAACCTACTACAACCGCATCAAACCCTGGTTCACCAACTTCATCATCCTTAGCCATCTCACCACCATCATCCATCTCATCAACACACAATGGATCTG gaGCATCAGTGATCATCATTGTATCTATGAGTCTGGTTACATTGCTGCTTGTAGTCGGTCTGCTTATAGTCCACAGATGGAAATGCAACAAGGAAACAG CTGTCTCCTCTGCATCGACGGTGAACACTGGGATCAACagagag TGTATGTTCTTCCCTCTCGTAAGTCCTCCTATACCTCTCCGCGTTTTCCTCCTTTCCAGGGTTGTGATGGTGACTATGAGGAAATAA
- the LOC135558472 gene encoding CMRF35-like molecule 5 isoform X1 — protein MVILLVLTLKVVLLFAAVWSVCSAELITVEGYEGGKAEIRCPYREEWRSNQKYLCKGDCSVFNKDKVIKTEAGENRASNGRYSLKDIREESVFIVTITNLTLNDAGRYWCGVDKWGQDNYIKVNLEVSEAAPTITTKTEPTTTASNPGSPTSSSLAISPPSSISSTHNGSGASVIIIVSMSLVTLLLVVGLLIVHRWKCNKETAVSSASTVNTGINREGCDGDYEEINDQPLHSNIYTNLPTCPSESQLPQGPQLPQ, from the exons CtgctgtgtggagtgtgtgttcaGCAGAGTTGATCACAGTGGAAGGATATGAGGGGGGCAAGGCAGAGATCAGATGCCCCtatagagaggagtggaggagcaacCAGAAGTACCTCTGTAAAGGGGATTGTTCTGTTTTTAATAAAGACAAAGTTATTAAGACTGAGGCAGGGGAAAACAGAGCTTCTAACGGGAGATACTCGCTGAAGGACATCAGAGAGGAAAGTGTCTTCATTGTGACAATCACCAACCTGACGTTAAATGATGCTGGGAGATACTGGTGTGGAGTGGACAAATGGGGACAAGATAACTACATTAAAGTGAACCTTGAAGTCTCTGAAG CAGCACCAACAATCACCACCAAAACCGAACCTACTACAACCGCATCAAACCCTGGTTCACCAACTTCATCATCCTTAGCCATCTCACCACCATCATCCATCTCATCAACACACAATGGATCTG gaGCATCAGTGATCATCATTGTATCTATGAGTCTGGTTACATTGCTGCTTGTAGTCGGTCTGCTTATAGTCCACAGATGGAAATGCAACAAGGAAACAG CTGTCTCCTCTGCATCGACGGTGAACACTGGGATCAACagagag GGTTGTGATGGTGACTATGAGGAAATAAATGACCAACCCCTACATTCCAACATCTACACCAACTTACCCACGTGCCCCTCTGAATCTCAACTTCCACAAGGACCCCAGCTGCCCCAATGA